One Maribacter dokdonensis DSW-8 genomic region harbors:
- a CDS encoding VOC family protein: protein MKKRVTGLGGFFFKTKDPDHSKNWYNKHLGLNTDQYGCTFWWKDKEGNDCSTQWSPMNNDTTYFNPSKSSFMMNFRVENLVELLKVLKEEGVTVIGEIEEFEYGKFGWILDPDGNKIELWEPVDKAFL, encoded by the coding sequence ATGAAAAAAAGAGTTACGGGACTAGGTGGCTTTTTCTTTAAGACCAAAGATCCCGATCATTCAAAAAATTGGTACAACAAACACTTAGGTTTAAATACCGATCAATATGGCTGTACTTTTTGGTGGAAAGATAAAGAAGGAAACGACTGTTCTACACAATGGAGCCCTATGAATAACGACACTACCTATTTTAACCCTAGCAAATCTAGTTTTATGATGAATTTTAGGGTTGAGAATCTTGTAGAACTTTTGAAAGTTTTAAAAGAAGAAGGAGTCACGGTAATTGGTGAGATCGAAGAATTTGAATATGGAAAATTTGGATGGATTTTAGACCCTGATGGAAACAAGATAGAACTTTGGGAACCAGTTGATAAAGCATTTTTATGA
- a CDS encoding NINE protein codes for MSDENKNFGDKAEDAFDNAKESAKEFSEDAKESAKEFSENAKKTADEFTAGAKEAFSGAGGENKKVLVGILAIILGSLGVHKFILGYQKEGFILLGVTILAYATSCLGIGLLLVWIPYVIGLIEGIIYLTKSDEEFYNTYQVGKKPWF; via the coding sequence ATGTCAGACGAGAATAAAAATTTCGGAGATAAGGCTGAAGATGCTTTTGATAACGCAAAAGAATCGGCCAAAGAATTTTCTGAAGATGCAAAAGAATCAGCTAAAGAATTTAGTGAGAATGCCAAGAAAACTGCCGATGAATTTACTGCTGGAGCCAAAGAAGCTTTTAGTGGAGCAGGAGGAGAAAACAAAAAAGTTTTAGTAGGAATTTTAGCAATTATATTAGGTTCCTTAGGGGTTCATAAATTCATATTGGGATACCAAAAAGAAGGTTTTATTCTTTTAGGAGTAACAATATTAGCTTACGCAACGTCCTGTCTTGGTATAGGTCTACTATTAGTGTGGATTCCTTACGTTATAGGATTAATTGAAGGTATCATCTACCTAACAAAATCAGACGAAGAATTTTATAACACGTACCAAGTAGGTAAAAAACCTTGGTTCTAA
- a CDS encoding DUF1801 domain-containing protein, whose amino-acid sequence MKYKANTPDEYIAQLPQERKEVIEKLRAILLNNLPKGFTEQLSYGMLGYVVPHSLYPAGYHVQPELPLPFINLASQKNYIALYHSGIYADNLLMSWFKDEYPKYCKRKLDMGKSCIRFKSMDDIPYSLIEELCTKMTVKNWIDLYENTIKR is encoded by the coding sequence ATGAAGTACAAAGCTAACACACCAGACGAATATATTGCTCAATTACCACAAGAACGTAAAGAGGTAATTGAAAAGTTAAGGGCAATTTTACTTAACAATTTGCCTAAGGGCTTTACAGAGCAATTGAGTTATGGTATGCTGGGCTATGTTGTGCCACATTCGCTTTATCCGGCAGGTTATCATGTTCAACCAGAACTACCTTTACCTTTCATTAATTTGGCATCGCAAAAAAATTATATTGCACTGTACCACTCCGGTATTTATGCAGACAACTTATTAATGAGTTGGTTTAAGGACGAATACCCCAAATATTGCAAACGTAAATTGGATATGGGCAAAAGCTGTATACGATTTAAAAGTATGGATGACATCCCGTATTCTTTAATAGAAGAACTGTGTACTAAAATGACCGTAAAGAATTGGATTGATCTGTACGAAAATACTATTAAAAGATAA
- a CDS encoding cupin domain-containing protein, with translation MKSINLKEKHKLVDGYWHPHKIGVVDNMQVLLAKLKGEFVWHSHDNEDELFQVTKGTLYMQFRDRTEVVRQGKLIIVPKGVEHCPLTKDNEEVHIMLFEKQGIAHTGNVIDKKTKTEYPKI, from the coding sequence ATGAAAAGCATTAATCTTAAAGAAAAACATAAACTTGTAGATGGGTATTGGCATCCACACAAAATTGGTGTCGTGGATAATATGCAGGTATTATTGGCTAAGCTTAAAGGTGAATTTGTATGGCATTCACATGACAATGAAGATGAACTATTTCAAGTGACAAAAGGTACGCTATATATGCAATTTAGAGACCGTACGGAAGTGGTAAGACAAGGCAAATTAATTATTGTACCCAAAGGTGTAGAACATTGCCCTTTAACCAAAGACAATGAGGAAGTGCATATTATGTTATTTGAAAAACAAGGCATTGCACATACCGGTAATGTAATAGACAAAAAAACAAAGACAGAATACCCCAAAATATAA
- a CDS encoding 2-hydroxyacid dehydrogenase — MKVLHIDINHPLIIEQFAELGFTNDEDYTSSKEQIEAKIADYDGLIIRSRFTIDKQFLDKAKNLKFIGRLGAGLENIDTKYAKSLGIFLAAAPEGNRNAVGEHALGMLLSLFNKLNTADKEVRNGKWDREGNRGIELEGKVVGVIGYGNMGKAFAKKLKGFDVEEVICYDIKGGVEDENARQVGIMEFQSRVDVISLHVPQTEVTIGMIDAEYLDKCKKPIWIINTARGKCIKTKDLVDALKSGKVLGAGLDVLEYEKASFENMFTDDNLPEAFQYLIASDQVMLSPHVAGWTVESKIKLAQTVVDKIKAKFESYNEVQS; from the coding sequence ATGAAAGTATTACACATAGATATAAACCACCCATTAATAATTGAACAGTTTGCTGAACTAGGCTTTACGAACGATGAAGATTATACTTCTTCAAAAGAACAGATAGAAGCAAAAATAGCCGATTATGATGGTCTGATCATTAGAAGTAGGTTTACGATAGACAAACAATTTCTTGATAAAGCAAAAAATCTAAAGTTCATTGGCAGATTAGGAGCCGGACTTGAGAACATTGATACCAAATATGCAAAATCATTGGGTATTTTTCTAGCAGCTGCACCTGAAGGCAATCGCAATGCCGTAGGTGAACATGCCTTGGGTATGCTTTTATCGCTATTTAACAAATTAAATACTGCCGACAAGGAAGTTAGAAATGGCAAATGGGACCGAGAAGGCAATCGCGGAATTGAACTAGAAGGAAAAGTAGTTGGTGTTATCGGTTATGGCAACATGGGCAAGGCCTTTGCTAAAAAACTAAAAGGTTTTGATGTGGAAGAAGTGATCTGCTACGATATTAAAGGCGGCGTTGAAGATGAAAACGCACGCCAAGTTGGTATTATGGAATTTCAAAGCAGGGTGGATGTCATAAGCCTCCATGTACCCCAAACAGAGGTAACCATAGGCATGATAGATGCAGAATATCTAGATAAGTGCAAAAAACCTATTTGGATCATTAATACTGCCAGGGGAAAATGTATAAAAACCAAAGATTTAGTTGATGCCTTAAAATCCGGTAAAGTTTTAGGGGCAGGTTTAGATGTATTGGAATATGAAAAAGCTTCGTTTGAAAACATGTTCACAGATGATAATCTTCCTGAGGCATTTCAGTATTTAATTGCATCTGACCAAGTAATGCTATCGCCACATGTAGCCGGTTGGACGGTAGAAAGCAAAATAAAATTGGCCCAAACCGTAGTTGATAAAATAAAGGCAAAATTCGAAAGCTACAATGAAGTACAAAGCTAA